The sequence below is a genomic window from Phycisphaerales bacterium AB-hyl4.
TGATCAGCCGAAGCGACGAGGCTGCGGCGACATGCACCGGCACGTCGGCAGGCAATCCCCATTGCTGCCATGTCACCGGCCGCGGCGGCGCGGTGAGCAACGCCGCTTCCACGGCAAACGCACCCACGAGGTAAATCGCCTCGAGTTCCGTGCCATAGCGGGCGAACGCGTCTTCGATCACTGTGGGGTCGCCGTGCTGAAATGCGGCGCAGCACAGTTCGATCACATTGTCGCCTGGCTCAAGCAAGCCCGTCACGTCAATGGCGTGCCAGCGCGGGTCACGCCACCAGCTTCGCCCGTCGTGTTCGACCGTCTGACCATTGACGATAATTTCATAACGGCTCGCATGCTCCACGATCAGTCGCATCGGCTGGTCGGCGTCCAACGCGGCGACGCTGACACCGTATCGCAGCGACACGGGCCCATCGTATTTCAACGCATTCAGCCGTTCTTGAATGGCCAGCACCGGCACGGCATGCGCCGACCACGCGCCGTCGCCCGCGCACCACCGCGCGGTGTCCAGCGGCAGCGTGTTTTCATCAAGCCGATCGACTTGCCAGGCCTCACCGGGCAGGTCGATCTTCTTGCGTACAGGCGGCGCCGTCAGTCGCAGGCCATGCGGCGAGGCTGGCTGAGGTGAAAGCCGCAGCAGCCGGGTCTGCATGGGGGCGAGGTCCAGCGTCAACTTCAACGTGTCATCGAAGCGTTCGGTTGCGACCGCACGCTGCATGCCATCGATCGGGTCCAGCAACGCAGCCGAGCGCCAGTCGCCCGAAAAGTGGCATGTCGCCCCATCCACATGTTCCACGCGATGCAGGTTCGTCAGCATCACAAGCCTGTCGCCATCCTCCAGCTCACGCACATGCGCCAGCACACCCGCGCGAACCGTCGGCTCCACGTCCTCCAGCGCCACGGCCGGTGCGACCTGTGCGATCACAGCCGCCGGCAGATGATCCAGCAACACCTCCGGCACGGCCGCCAGCCATGCGTCAAGTTCCGTGCTCGGTTCACCATCAACCCATCGCGGCGCGTCGCCGCACCGCAGCACCCGGCCGCCCGCCTGCTCGAATGACTTGAGCAACGTCAGCGTCGTCGGCGACATCGTCACCATCGTCGGCAGGACCACGCTCGCGTACCGCATCGCGCCCACGCGCAACACCGGCGTCTGCTCATGGTGTTCCACCGCAGCCGAGTCTGCCAGGATCGTCTCATCCCCCAGATCGAAACCAAGCTGCGCCCCCAGCAACGCGTCGACCACCGCCTTGAGCTGCGCATCCAACGCTTCGATCCGCTCACGCACCGGCGTCGGCGTCTGCTGAAAGACCACATCGCGCACGGCCTGCGGATCGTCGGGCGTCGTCTCGCCCTGCCACAACGCCTGCGTCGACTGCTGCGGGTGAACCACCAACGTCTCCGCCACATACCGGCCCTGGCTCATCGCCACGCACAGTCGGCTAAGCGGTTCGTCCACCGCTCGATTCACTTCCCACCACGGCTGCTGATAAAACAGGTTCGGCGGATAGTCGCGCTTGCGGCAGCCGGCCAGCGTGTACAGCGACAGGTGCGGGTTGAGCAGGTTCACGCCCAACGCGATCTGCTGACAGCCGATCCACCAGCGGTCGGCAAAGGTCATCCCCTGGCCCGACATGCCATAGAGCTCGCTGAGCATCCGCCGTTTGCCCTGCTGGTTGACCACGCTCTGGCACTGCTTGGCGGTGATTCGCTCGCTCACCTGCCTTCCGAGGTGATCGATGCCGGGGATGCCCTGGTGGCGATAGTTGGGCATGACCGCGAAGCCGACGCGCTGCTGGTCGTACATCGCATGTTCGTTCATGAAGTGGCCCGTCAGGGCGAGGCCGTGCTGCTCACACCATTGGCCGATCTGCTGGCTGAAGTGACGTTCGAACAAGTCGTTGATCGTGCGGAAATAGTGCAACCGGAACCGTGGCGCCGCTTCGCCATCGACAAACAACAGGTGCAGGTGATCGCTCGGGTCATAGCCGTGCATCGCGAAGAAGCGGTCGAACAAGCCCGGCGTAAACGGCAGGTGGCCGTCGGGCAACCGACTGTGGTGTGACAGCGGCGCAGGCTCGTCGGTGAACTGGGCGACGATGGTGTCGCCGTAGTCCTGCGCATAGCGAACGTGGTAAGCGTTGTAAGCCTCGACGAGGAACCGCGCCATCGCCTCACGGCTAAGCGTGTTGGCATAACTCACACCGTTGAACCAGGCGCTGCCCATCGGCTCAATGAACTGGTAGACCTGCACACCGCCCCGTGGCGGGCCGAGCGGGTGAGCGCCCTTCGGCGGCGTCTGCCCAATCGGCCGAGCAAACAGGCAGTGGCTGCGAAACCGCTCGTCCGCCATCGGCACACTGCCGCCGGCGTAACCGCTGGGCCACTTGTCCTCGTCGTACAGCCAGACTTTCATGCCCCGCTGACGACACTGATCCACCACCGCATCCACCGCCGCGAACCAGGCCTCGCCCATGTATGGCGTCGTCAGCCCGATGCGGCTGTGCACAAACGCCCCGCCCCAGCCCGCCTCGTGCATCAGGTCCACCTGTCGGCGAACCTCCTCCGGCTCCATCTGCTCGTTCCAACTCCAGAACGGCACCGGGCGATACGCCGCCGGCGGATTGCGAAAATCACCAAGCCAGTGGCGTTGCTCGCTTATCATCGATCAACTCGATCGGTAGCGCTGATGGAAGCGAAACTCCCTGCTGACGAGATCGCACGCATGGAGTGATCCTGCCCCCCAGACTCGATCGCCCCCTGCCGCTCGAACACCCCCACCAGCCAGTCCCGCTCCACCGGGGCAGCGTCCGTGTCGGCCAAGCCTACGCACCACGTCAACGGCTTGCCCTCGCCTGGCCGACGCATCACCGCGACAATCTCATGCTCCCCCTCGGCCAATTCAACGGTCGCGATCTGGCCCTTGGGCGCACGGTGCATCGCCGGCACAAACGCACCGCCCTCGCCAGCGAGCAGTCCCTTACCATCCAGCCATACACGCATCGGCTCGGGCGTGTTGAACAACACATGCACCTTTCGCGCCTGCTCAAGTGTCACGCAGTAACGCAGCCATACCTGTTCGCCTTTACACTCGGCCGAAGGCCACTGCACATACTGCCCCGGTAAATACACAACCTCCGCGTTTGCAGGCATGCAAGGCCCAGCCTCCAACGTCGGCAACGCCGCGCCATCCACAAATCCCATGTCCACCCGCACCGCCAGGTGATCCGTTGCCTGTGGCGCATCATCCACCGCCGGCCGTCGACCCTTGAGCCGATTGCGAAGGTCCAGCACCTGGTCGGTAAACCCGTCAAGCGTTTTCGGGTGCGTCACGCCTCGGACCGATTCGCTCAAGACCAGTTCCTGGCCAATCGGCGTAAGCCATTGCTCCTCGATGCTCTCGGGATCACAGATGCCCAGCAACGCCCCAAGCGTCGCGCCCGTGCAGTCGGTGTCCTGCCCGCAATTAACTGCGATACAGATCGACTTGCCAAACGCCCCGTCCCCCGCCACCCAGCCCAGCACGATGTACGCGACGTTGATCACCACATCCGTGAAGTTGTCGTTCAAGTATCGTTCAGCAAGCCGTCGCTGCACCGCCTGCCAGTCGCCCGATTCCGCCCACCATTGCCGTGTGTCGGCGACCGCCTGGTAAAGCTCCGTGTCATCAGGCAGAAAGGCGATGGCCCGATCAAGCAGCCGTTCGCGGTCACGTTCGACAAACGCAAGACTCTCCCATGCTGCCAGGAATGTCGCCGCCGCGATGCCTTCGTCCGCATGATCCATGCACGCATCTTCATACGCATAAGCCGCGGCAAGTTCGGGGTCGTCCGGCGCCAGACACGCCCACAACTCCGTCCGAATCGCCGCGCCCATCCCCCGCGTAAACGGATTGTCATAGCTGCCGGTCGCCGGCGGCACGAGGCCCAGCTTCAGATTGCGTTTGCAGATGCCATATTCATCCGGCGACATGCCGATGTGCTGCCACGCCTCCGTCAGCACATGCCGATCCACGCGTGGCTCAGCCATGCGGTCGAGCAGATACGCATAGACCACCTGCGCATCAAGGTCATCGTTAGGCAGCATCTCCGTCGGCACCGGGTCGTAGTACGTCAGGTCCAGCGTATGCCGAACCCCCTCGTACGGCATCCCCAACGTGCCACCCACCGACTTGCCCAGCCAGCAGGACATCACCCGACGACGAAATTCGGAGTCAGAAATCATGCAATCCTTCTCACCATGTATCAATGCCTACGGCCTAATAAACAACAAGCCCGATCGCGCGTATACCTGCATATCCTCTCGCTGCTACGATCAGAACCAGAAAAGACGGTCCTGAGTGAAGTACTGCGACGCGCGTGCATATATCTCTCGGACCTGTTCGGCAGCAGCCAGGTCTCCAGCGACAGCCATGCCGTCAGGCTCCAGTTGCGGCACACGTTGAACATGCCCGTCCACAAAGAGAAAGTTGTCACCGCCCGCATCATAATGGGGCCAACGCGGCTCGTTGCCGCCGGCAGTCAGGTCCCGCAATCCACCGGGGAAACTGTGAAAATTCATGTTGGCAAGCATATCCGCGAGCACCGGCGTTTTCGTCGGCTCGGTCACTTCTTCAACCCTAAAAGGGTGTCTTTGCCGCTCAGCATAGAAACCGGTCAGAAGCGAATTGACGCCATAAGTTGGGCCATGATACCTGCCACTGCTATGCCTCTCGCGTTGATCGTTCGGACATAGCCACACGCTCGGCGCGGCAAGACGATTCCGCCCTGCCGGGCTTCCCTGCTGGTTGGTGGGAGGTTGGTCCATGTATCCAACAGCCAACAGGTTGATCCAATTGTCCGGCTGATACCACGACGTGACGCCACCCAGGTTATCCGGATAGTTTCCGGTCGTCGGGAAGGACCCTCTCGAATCCGCGGCGTACGCCGCAAAGGCGATGCCCAACTGCCTCTGGTTTGATCCGCAGGCAATCGCCCGGGCGGAGTCGCGCGCCGCGCTCAGTGCCGGCAGGAGAATCGCAACCAGCAAGGCGATGATGGAAATCACCACGAGAAGCTCGATAAGCGTAAAACCACGCCGCGAGGTGAACGTCGACCTTACCGGGGGATTGGTGCGGCCAGATCGCTCTATACCTGTATCACTTCGAAAAGAACTCATCATCGTATCCTCACTTCTTCAGTCATCCGTTGTATCTCGTGCACACCGAATCACAGGGTTCCCCCGGCAACTGCCGCCAAAACCGCGGAAGGCCCGGCAGAGCCTTCCGCGGGTCATTTCCCATCATTACCCGTTCGCGTGCGCCAACTCACCGCCGCGAGTTCGAAGGCGTCGGCTGAGCATCATCAGCGAACCGAGCGCCACCAGGCCAAGCGACGCCGGCTCAGGAACAACCGTAAAGTTGTGATAGTCAACGACGACACCCTGTGTATCCGCACCACCACTCATTCGGCCACGTAAGCCGAAGTATTCACCCGTCAATGGTGTTGTGTCTGTAAAGGACAAGACGGATGAGGTGGTTACACCGTCGGACACAGTATATTCAAGCGTCAAATGACCAAGTTCGTTGTAGGTTCCATGGACGGTCAGCGTGTAATCGTTGTTCGAATCAAAAGCAAATGTACCACTGAGCGTGCTCTGGCCTCCGCCACTTATTTGCATACGCCCAATATTGCCAACCTGGTTGCCTAGCCCGTACACCTGATAGGTTGCCCAATAGAAGTTGTTACCGGCGCCGTGGCTCGCACTACCTTCTATGCCCGTCAGGTTCTCACCAAACAACACAAGGCCAGGCAGCGCTTCTTTATTGCCTGCGCTTGCCGATTGCGACACCAAGTTCAGTGTTGTCGAAACAGTAAAGCTGGACAAACTGCCAGCATCCATATTGGTCACCTGCCAAGCCGCCGAACCAATCGGATTTGACGCTGGCGGCTGGCTATCCACTTGAATATCCCAACGCATAGCATCGCCTTGGATGTTGAACGTATTTTCAACGCCGTCATAAGCGTTGGCATGAACAGTTGCATTGGCTGGGGCGTCCCCGTTGTTGTAGCCAGTAAAATCGTCGTTATAAGGCTGAGAAATTGGCGCCGCATAGGCCTGCGTTCCGCAGGCGACACCGGCAGCAACCAATAAACTGAAACTTAAACCATTCACGATTCTTTTGATTCCGTACATTTCATTCTCCAATGTAAAAAGGGGTACAAGAACATGTGAACCGAACCGACGCTTCTCATGTGAACATTGCGATTAAGGCTTCTGAACAATACGGAACAGATCGCCCGTACCGCCGGGCAGGACGTAATGGCTCAAAGTATGGTTGTCCAAGGGCACGGCTTCATACTCGCCGGTCTGCCGGTTCAGCCGTTCGACGCCATCGACACGCGGCCGAAACCGCAGGGAAACTGCTGCGGCGGTCTCGGCGGCCGACAGATCAGCGCCGTGGTTGCCGTTGACGATCATGAAGTAGGCATTGCCATCGTCATCGCGGAACGTGCCCAGCACAGCCCCGCGCCGGTTGGACGACTGCACATCCAGCACAAACGGGTGTTGCCCGCGCTTAAACGCCGTGACGCCGATCGGCAGCACATTATGCCATTCGCCATCGCGATACCGTCGGCCGGGCACGAAATGCACGGACGTGCTGGTGAGGTCTTTGACCACTTCGCCGATGTGCTTCAACTCAGGCACGATGTCGCGAATGTACTCAGCCGACGGCGTGGGCTTCTCTTCATAGTCGAGCATGCCGTGGGCATACGGCTCGTACGACGCGATGTATTTCCAGTAGAACAGGCCCGAATAGCCGTAGGCGAGTGAAACGAACGCCTGAAGCCGGATCTCCGACTCGCTGGGCGAGTGGAACGGGCCTTCCGTCCAGGCGAAGGCCTGAAGCCAGTTCCAGTAGGGCACGTTCGAAGCCAGTGCCTGGTCCCGCACACGTTCGAGGTTGTCATAGAAAAAGTCGGCTATGGTCCCCCGGTAGAACGGATACATGTTGAACATCATCATGTCCGGGCGGAGTTGTTCCGCCACCGTGTCCATGTAGTTCACATAGACTTCGGGATCATCTGCGAACTCGGGGAAGTCCTTGCCGCGCAGCGCGTGATAGATCAGCGCGTCGGGCGCTGCCTGCCGGGCATGCTCCAGCACCGGGCCAAGTTCTTCCAGTTGCTCGATGCGGTTTTCGTCGCCGATGGAATAACCGATCGGCGCCACCCGCTCACGCAGGAATTGTTCCGCCTCGATGAACTGCTCCTTCTCGCCCGGCCGATACCAGGTGAACCAGTGCACATCCAGACCGGCCTCGACAGCCGGGGTCATGACTCGCTCAACCCGCTCTTCGGACATGTGCGAAAGGCGGATGCCCCCGAGATACGCCGTGAAGCCGAACGACTTGTACTCTTCCATGTCGGCGGGCACATCGTTGTACGCGCCGATCTGAAACTGGTGCGCCCGAACCCAGTCATGCCCGGGCGTCGACTCCGCCTGAGTGCTTGACACGACCAGCATCACCGTAGCGACTGCTAAAACACTTTGCGCCTCTATTCGAATCATTCCATGCTCCTGTTCATCACAATGCCGTTTACACTCACACCCGTCACCGGGATTCCCTGACCACCGATTGTTGGAAGATGCACCAAGGCGGCAGCATTTCCGTTCATGAAACATGTTGCATATTTGCTTAAAATTCATTCCGCGTGTCGTCGCAGGAAAACTTGCGACAGCCACGACGCTTTCTTAATTGCTTTCCGAAGGGGGAGCCGTGGTCGCACCTCGCTTGAAGGTGACTGGATAGTAGCTGTCCTGGGAATCTTCCCGGGTTGAGCGATTGCCTTCGATCCACTCCAGCAGCAGCCGCACACCATCGCGGCCGAGTTCTTCCATCGGTGCGTGAAACGTTGTCAACGCCGGGCGGTAATAGGGAAAAACATCGTCCCCACCCGTGACCGACAACGCCTCTGGCACGCGAATGCCCAGCGCGTCAGCCGCTTCCATGACGCCCAATGCCACCGAATCGTTCACGCCCGCGATCGCCGTCGGCGGCTTCGGCCGACTCAACAACTGCTCCGCCAGAGCACGCCCGCTTTCCAGGGTGAAATCGCCTTCCACCACCTCCGGCTCAACGCCGAAACGCTCACACGCCGCCTTGAAGCCCTCCAATCGAGCCGTACTTGCCATCACCGTCGCAGGGCCGCTGAGAAAAGCGATGCGCTGATGCTTCAGCGAGCACAGATGCTCCGCCATCATCGCACCACCGGCCCGGTTATCCACCAACAGGCGAGGAAGCCCCTTCCCTGCCGACGAACCGTTCACGATGACCACCGGCCAGTTCCCCTGCTGCGCCAGCTCACCGATAAACGCCTCATGCTGAGGGGTCGCCCCCCAGATCAACATGCCGTCGATGCTGCGGCTGCGAAACAGCGAAATGTGCTTGCGCGACCGAAGAAACCTGTCATCAACCGTAAGCAGCAGGATTTCCTGCCCCGCCGCCGCCGCGGAGACACTTAACGCCGAAAGCGTTTTACCCAGATTCACATCCGAAAAGCCCACGGTATCCTGCGGCACCACGAAGGCAATGGAATTGGAACGGCCGGCAAACAGACGAGTCGCATGAATATTGGGCTGGTAATTGAGTCGCCGGCAGGCCTCAAGCACCTTCTTACGCGTATTCTCGGCGATGGGCACGGTGGTGACCCGCTTGTTTACGACCCGACTGACCGTACTGGGCGAAACCCCGGCCCGCCGAGCGATCTCACGGATCGACGGAGGCCGGTAAGTCGTATTTTGATCGCAAGTTAATTTACTCACGGGATCCAGGCCCTGAAAAACAACTAGTTGTATGCAACACGTTTCACTAGCTAATTTACCGCCTCGGCCAAACCCCGTCAAGTTTTTTTCACCTGAATCATGGTTCAACTCGAAGACCCCTTTCTACGAACAACCAGCTCAGCAACCGTTAGCGCATATCCCCGTCCACGCGTAGCGACTGGGCGTGCTCTATCGCGGCTTCAAATTAGGTACGACGGGCGCCACACAGCATCCCGCAGGGGCTGTCGTGCCACCCCAGGTCGCTACGTACAAATCGAATCCGCCCTAAGCGATGACCTGGGCGTGTCAGCGGAGGCAGGCCTGGAATGTGTGGGCGACGCTGTCCACCCGAGATTTTTAAGCCACCTTTGCGTGGCCCGCTTCAATCACTCAACGCTGCGCCGAAGCAGAATGCCAATAGATCATCCACATGGGCCTTGGCCAGGCATTCGACCGTGTCTGCCGCGCCATAGTAGATTTTCACCTCGCCGTCGTCTTCGAGAATCATGCCGCCGGGGAAGATTACGTGGTTGCGAAAGCCATCGGTGTCGGGCGTCGCGTTGTGGCCGGTTTCATAGGAAGCTTCTGGCGTCAGCAGCGGGGCCGGGGCTACGGCGACAACGCGCGAAGGATCTTCAAGGTCCAACAAGGCCAAGCCGGCGTCGTAACGCTTGGTCCACTTCGCCTCCCAGCCGTTCTTGCCCCGGCTTTCGTCGCGGTTGACGGTATGAATCGCGGTCAGCCAGCCAAGCCGTGTCTTGATCGGCGGGGCCCCTGGGCCGATCTTGTCGTTGGCGTGTGGCAGGTCCTCTACGCCAAGGACACAACGTTGCCCGCCCCAGTATCTAAGATCGGGCGAGCGTGCCAGCCAGATATCGAATCGGTCGCGACCGCGACGGCTGTAGACGGGCATGGGGCGTTCGAGTCGCACGTAATGACCGTCGATTTTTTCCGGGAACAGCACCAGATTGCGATTGTCTGGCGAACTGATGCTGAGCAGTTCGAACCGATCAAAATCGTCGGTCACCGCCACCCCGCCGCAGACGCCGTGCGCCGTGTCCACAGCAAAGCACAAGTGCATACGGCCGTCGATGACGGTCAGACGCGGATCGTAAAATCGGTAGATCTCCTCGTGCGTGTCCCGATGTGGCATCAACGGCCGCATCAGGTCACGGGCCTGTTCAAGCGTGATGCACGGCCTGGGCTGAACCTGCCAGTTGACGCCGTCATCACTGAACGCAAGGCCGAGGTTCGTGCCGTCGAAACGCGTATCGCCCCATCGGCCGTAGTCGTTGCGAAAGACCATGACGTACCGGCCCTGATACTTCGCGACACCGGCGTTGAACACCAGCGTGGCGTGGTATGGCACGTCGTCGGCCGAAAGGATCGGATTGGCTGCGTGGCGTTTGAGCGGCGTCGCAGACACCGCCAGCTTCGAAAGAATATCAACCATGACGTTCTTTTACCTCTCACGCCGATGCAATCTCACAGGACGACATGACTCGTCAACGCCTGCCGCGCAGACGAATTCGGCTCCCCGCGTGGACGCTGCCGGCTGAAATGCTTCGTGAGGCGGGATCATAATACGATTGCCAAGTCGGGTAAGTCTCAAGATCAACGCTGGTCGGCCATGGCGGGATCGATTCCCGACCGCGACACCAGCCGACGCATGGCATGTCTGACCGGCGTTCGCTCGTCTTCAAGCAAAGCGAGCGCTTCGGCATGAGGCTCGAGGCCGAGCGCCGTCCGCGCCCGAGCCACCGCAAACTCCAGTTGCCATCGGTAGTCTTGAGTCGAGTTCCAGATGATATCGGTCCCCGGATTGGAAGGGAGCGGTGTATCGAACGATTGGCCGCGAAGGGCCGACTCCGCCAATGCCCCGTTATATCTCGCCGGGATCCCTCGCTCGGCAGTGATCGGCCCACGGCGTAATGCATCGAAGATCGGCTGAGCCGTTGCGGCATCGATCTCGCCGCGCGATGCCAACGCTTCAATCGCCAAGGCAAGCGAGGTGCGCGTGACCAGAGCATGGCCGGGAACCTCGGCGAGGTCACGCAGGGCGTCAACGCAGCGGCTCGAACCACAGTGGCGAAGCATGCAGATCGCGGCGAGCCAGTTCGGAACCAGCCGTAGATTTTTGAGAGGCTCGAACCCTTCCAGCCCATGGGCATGGGCTGACTTCCAACTGCCGTCATAGCCATACTCGCGCTGCCGAATCGCTTCGATCAGCCGAGGCTCCGCTCGGTTTTCTCGCCACAGCGCACAGATCCCCGCCGCGATCCAGCTGACCTTCGGATCGTCGTGATCCAACCGTTGGCGAACCTGCTCACCGATCTTTGATTCGTTGCGATACAACCACCACATCGACTTGCCTGGAACGCCCCGGTCCATTTCATCCAACGCGAGTTCAAGTTGTCGATTCACCGCGACATCGTCGAGACTGTCGAAATCCAGCACCTTCCCGAAGATCGGCGGCTCTTTTCCCTCGGGCGGGGTCAGCGCACCGGACGCTTCGAGTTGTCTTTGCAACTGGTCAAGCGGAACCGCCCGACTGGCCAGGCCGTGCTGGCTCGACAAGGCAGCGGCGTAGCCGGATGCCTCGCCGATGCGCTGCATATCGCGCTGCATCCGCATCGCGTGGTGCGCATCCTGGGAAACGCCCACGCATCGCGAGGCCAGCCACACGTTATCCAGACCACGCGGCAGCAACATGCGGTAGCTGATTTCACAGGCCATCGGCGTCCGCCAGTTTCGGCACAGCCAAATCCAGAACAGCGCTTCGTCCGACTCAAATTCAAAATCAACCGCGTGGTTGTCGTAGTGACATCCGGTGTAACCGATGCGATCTTCAAACGACCGCCGCTGAATCAGGTCGTCCAGTTGCAGGATGTAATCGGTCTTGATCTGTCGGCCCTGACGCAGCCCGATGGCTGGGGCAATGTACGTTGGCCGTTCCAGATTGTCGTATCGGTCCAGAAGATACTGCTGGATGCCCTGCACACGCGCACGCGTGAGGTCTTCAGGATCCGTCGGGTCACACCAGCCGGCGTCAAAGTTAACCAACTGCATGACGACGCCGTGTCGCTGCTGCTCGCGCAGTTTGCCGGACGATTGGGAATACGCGTGAAGTTGCCCATCGACCGCCCGGCCCAGGGTAAAGTCGGCCCCCGCCATCGCCGCAACATCGCCGTCGCCC
It includes:
- a CDS encoding ADP-ribosylglycohydrolase family protein, whose protein sequence is MISDSEFRRRVMSCWLGKSVGGTLGMPYEGVRHTLDLTYYDPVPTEMLPNDDLDAQVVYAYLLDRMAEPRVDRHVLTEAWQHIGMSPDEYGICKRNLKLGLVPPATGSYDNPFTRGMGAAIRTELWACLAPDDPELAAAYAYEDACMDHADEGIAAATFLAAWESLAFVERDRERLLDRAIAFLPDDTELYQAVADTRQWWAESGDWQAVQRRLAERYLNDNFTDVVINVAYIVLGWVAGDGAFGKSICIAVNCGQDTDCTGATLGALLGICDPESIEEQWLTPIGQELVLSESVRGVTHPKTLDGFTDQVLDLRNRLKGRRPAVDDAPQATDHLAVRVDMGFVDGAALPTLEAGPCMPANAEVVYLPGQYVQWPSAECKGEQVWLRYCVTLEQARKVHVLFNTPEPMRVWLDGKGLLAGEGGAFVPAMHRAPKGQIATVELAEGEHEIVAVMRRPGEGKPLTWCVGLADTDAAPVERDWLVGVFERQGAIESGGQDHSMRAISSAGSFASISATDRVDR
- a CDS encoding PEP-CTERM sorting domain-containing protein produces the protein MYGIKRIVNGLSFSLLVAAGVACGTQAYAAPISQPYNDDFTGYNNGDAPANATVHANAYDGVENTFNIQGDAMRWDIQVDSQPPASNPIGSAAWQVTNMDAGSLSSFTVSTTLNLVSQSASAGNKEALPGLVLFGENLTGIEGSASHGAGNNFYWATYQVYGLGNQVGNIGRMQISGGGQSTLSGTFAFDSNNDYTLTVHGTYNELGHLTLEYTVSDGVTTSSVLSFTDTTPLTGEYFGLRGRMSGGADTQGVVVDYHNFTVVPEPASLGLVALGSLMMLSRRLRTRGGELAHANG
- a CDS encoding LacI family DNA-binding transcriptional regulator, which encodes MSKLTCDQNTTYRPPSIREIARRAGVSPSTVSRVVNKRVTTVPIAENTRKKVLEACRRLNYQPNIHATRLFAGRSNSIAFVVPQDTVGFSDVNLGKTLSALSVSAAAAGQEILLLTVDDRFLRSRKHISLFRSRSIDGMLIWGATPQHEAFIGELAQQGNWPVVIVNGSSAGKGLPRLLVDNRAGGAMMAEHLCSLKHQRIAFLSGPATVMASTARLEGFKAACERFGVEPEVVEGDFTLESGRALAEQLLSRPKPPTAIAGVNDSVALGVMEAADALGIRVPEALSVTGGDDVFPYYRPALTTFHAPMEELGRDGVRLLLEWIEGNRSTREDSQDSYYPVTFKRGATTAPPSESN
- a CDS encoding type II secretion system protein encodes the protein MMSSFRSDTGIERSGRTNPPVRSTFTSRRGFTLIELLVVISIIALLVAILLPALSAARDSARAIACGSNQRQLGIAFAAYAADSRGSFPTTGNYPDNLGGVTSWYQPDNWINLLAVGYMDQPPTNQQGSPAGRNRLAAPSVWLCPNDQRERHSSGRYHGPTYGVNSLLTGFYAERQRHPFRVEEVTEPTKTPVLADMLANMNFHSFPGGLRDLTAGGNEPRWPHYDAGGDNFLFVDGHVQRVPQLEPDGMAVAGDLAAAEQVREIYARASQYFTQDRLFWF
- a CDS encoding glycoside hydrolase family 130 protein — encoded protein: MVDILSKLAVSATPLKRHAANPILSADDVPYHATLVFNAGVAKYQGRYVMVFRNDYGRWGDTRFDGTNLGLAFSDDGVNWQVQPRPCITLEQARDLMRPLMPHRDTHEEIYRFYDPRLTVIDGRMHLCFAVDTAHGVCGGVAVTDDFDRFELLSISSPDNRNLVLFPEKIDGHYVRLERPMPVYSRRGRDRFDIWLARSPDLRYWGGQRCVLGVEDLPHANDKIGPGAPPIKTRLGWLTAIHTVNRDESRGKNGWEAKWTKRYDAGLALLDLEDPSRVVAVAPAPLLTPEASYETGHNATPDTDGFRNHVIFPGGMILEDDGEVKIYYGAADTVECLAKAHVDDLLAFCFGAALSD
- a CDS encoding FAD-dependent oxidoreductase gives rise to the protein MMNKRIFERIYDVVVVGSGMAGFSAATRLHHQGYAVLLIGPRGDLVWEAGRCFCADAGESERAQWRDLHQAVSDRGGVQHGWMDGAITEVVATNQLVEMKMPVLYYAHPVAVEREQASADGPVIGLIVATKAGLRRVVGRRWIDATEDGFMLQRLSRASQRREAKVGRTWMYFQSEQWQNTPLKPTAWPTERYLATEMPLPSDRWEHLREQLVGLDDSARQAVMSHCSVEPLPIYDSVQTRDETLASLNVACASASYSGDPMDTLASRFDLGGRAADAVLSLPEADASSDAIRRPISEIEPEAVIDADVAVVGAGTGGTIAAITAASRGVKTVCLEPHAFAGGIGAGGGIHYYYYGVPGGFQQQLDERVRDFMAAVGKPLYSGAFHPEAKKVVLNQMLREAEVDLRCGSLVYGVECKAGRVVSLLMATTAGPVKVRCKAVVDGTGDGDVAAMAGADFTLGRAVDGQLHAYSQSSGKLREQQRHGVVMQLVNFDAGWCDPTDPEDLTRARVQGIQQYLLDRYDNLERPTYIAPAIGLRQGRQIKTDYILQLDDLIQRRSFEDRIGYTGCHYDNHAVDFEFESDEALFWIWLCRNWRTPMACEISYRMLLPRGLDNVWLASRCVGVSQDAHHAMRMQRDMQRIGEASGYAAALSSQHGLASRAVPLDQLQRQLEASGALTPPEGKEPPIFGKVLDFDSLDDVAVNRQLELALDEMDRGVPGKSMWWLYRNESKIGEQVRQRLDHDDPKVSWIAAGICALWRENRAEPRLIEAIRQREYGYDGSWKSAHAHGLEGFEPLKNLRLVPNWLAAICMLRHCGSSRCVDALRDLAEVPGHALVTRTSLALAIEALASRGEIDAATAQPIFDALRRGPITAERGIPARYNGALAESALRGQSFDTPLPSNPGTDIIWNSTQDYRWQLEFAVARARTALGLEPHAEALALLEDERTPVRHAMRRLVSRSGIDPAMADQR